The sequence AATCCGCTACTTTTTGTGCCAGCTGAAACTGTTTTAATTCACCGTCACCAGCCAGATAATCGGCCACCGGCGCAAACACTTCCTGCGAGCAAAGTTGCGGCAACAGCGCCATCAGCTTCCAGGTCATATTGTCTTTGGTAAAGGCCGAGGATTCGGGAATATCCGGTAACAGCTGGCGGTATAACTGCCAGATATAGCTTGAGGGTAACGGAAAGGTGAGATTAGCGGCAATACCGGTGTGCTCTGCCACCTGCAATTTGAGCCACTGCGCCATACCAGGACTTTGCACCCATACCACCTGGGGCTGAAACAAGGCCTGTGCGCTTTGTGATTTGACAGCCATGGCCTGGCAAAGCTGGCCGGCCAGAATTTCCATCTTATTTGACTGTACCAGATACAACAATGCCAACGCCTCCAAACTGCCTGTTATCTCAAAGTGTCACCTGAGACTGATAATCTTAACAACCTGATCTGCACGTGGCGATAATTAATATCAATTGCTACAGGTTAAGCCTTTGTGACAACAGGCGAAATGACCGGCAAGAATAGGAAAATATGACCTGGATCAGAGCCGAAGCGCACAAACCGGTTAGACTGATAACTACACCCGGAAACTCAACACATTCACGGACCGGAACAAAAATATGACTGACTGGCACACTAAAAGTGGCGAAGAGGTACAAGACTCACTGCAAAGTACCGCAGAGGGATTAAGTTCTGAGCTGGCACAACAACGGCTGGCAGAAAACGGCCCCAACCGCCTGCCCGAGGTCAAAGGCAAACCCGCCTGGCTGCGTTTTTTGCTGCAGTTTCACAATATCCTGATATACGTACTGCTGATATCCGCGCTGATCACGGCTCTGCTCGGTCACTGGCTGGATACCACAGTGATTCTGGCCGTCGTGCTGGTGAACGCCATAATCGGCTATGTGCAGGAGGGCAAGGCCGAGCAGGCCATGCAGTCACTGCGTAATATGCTGGCGCCCAATGCCTCAGTGATCCGCGATGGTAAACGCCAGACCATTCCGGCCACAGATCTGGTCATCGGCGATCTGGTTTTACTCGAAGCCGGTGACAAGGTTCCGGCCGATATGCGCCTGCTAAAAGCCCATAACTTAAGTATTCAGGAAGCCATACTCACCGGCGAATCGGTGGCGGTAAATAAAAATACCGATAGAGTCAGCATCGATGCGCCCTTAGGAGAGCGAAGCGGCATGGCCTTCAGCGGCACTTTTGTAGGCGCAGGCCAGGGCCGCGGGCTGGTTGTTGCCACAGGCGCCGCCACTGAAATTGGTAAGATCAACCGCATGCTCGGCGAAGTGGAGCAACTTACCACGCCTTTAGTTGAACAAATGGCCGGCTTTGCCAAATGGCTGAGTGCCCTGATTCTGGTGGTGGCGGGCATACTGCTGATCGTCGGGTACAGCCTGTTAAATTACCCCTTTACCGAACTCTTTATGATTATTGTCGGTCTCAGCGTCGCCGCGATCCCCGAAGGCTTACCCGCTGTGCTGACTATTACCCTGGCCATTGGTGTGCAGGCCATGGCCAGACGCCATGCCATTGTCAGACGACTGCCCAGTATCGAAACCCTGGGGGCAGTATCGGTGATTTGTACCGATAAAACCGGCACCCTGACCCGCAATGAGATGACGGTTACCCAGGTGCAGATGCCAGCGCAGGACTATCAGGTGGAAGGTTCTGGCTATGCCCCCACAGGGGCAATTCTCGATGAACAGCAAAAACCCTTGCAAAGTACCCCGGCGGCCCTGGAGTCTGCTGCCCTTACAGCCCTGCTTTGCAATGATGCGGCGCTGCATGAACAGCAGGGACAGTGGTCGATACAGGGCGACCCCATGGAAGCGGCACTGTTAAGCTTTGCCCTTAAGGCTGGCCTGAATCAGCAGGACAGTCACAAGGACTGGCCCCGCACCGATGCCATCCCTTTTGACAGCGAACACAAGTTTATGGCCAGTTTGCACCATGATCATCAGGGCAACGGGCGCATTCTGGTTAAAGGTGCCCCTGAAAAGCTGATTAATCTGTGCACCAGAGTGCAGGGTGCTGACAGCACGAACGAAATAGACAGAGGCTACTGGGCACAACAGGCCCAGGATATGGCGGCACAGGGCCAGCGGGTACTGGCGCTGGCGGTAAAAGAGGTGCCTGGAGAACATAACCTGCTGAAGATGCAGGATCTGGATGAGGGGCTTTGCCTGCAAGCCCTGATTGGCATTATGGACCCGCCCCGGGAAGAAGCTGTGCATGCCGTGGCAAACTGCCTGTCAGCCGGTATCAAGGTGAAAATGATCACCGGCGATCATCCCGGTACCGCACAGGCCATAGGTAAAAAAATAGGCCTGCAAAATACTGAAAAGGTGCTTACCGGTGCAGAGATTGAAAGCATGGATGATGCCGCACTGGCCTTATCGGTCAACGATGTCGACATCTATGCCCGTACCAGCCCGCAACATAAATTACGCCTGGTAATGGCGCTGCAATCCCATCACCTCACCGTGGCTATGACCGGAGACGGTGTTAACGATGCGCCGGCACTAAAACGGGCCGATGCCGGCATCGCCATGGGCCTAAAAGGCAGCGAAGCGGCCAAAGAGGCTGCGGACCTGGTGCTTGCCGATGATAACTTCGCCACCATTGCCGCTGCGGTGGAACAGGGTCGCACGGTGTATGACAATATTAAAAAGGTAATCAGCTGGACCCTGCCCACTAATGGCGGTGAGGCCACTACCATTATTGTTGCGCTTTTGCTGGGCATGAGCCTGCCCATTACGGCGCTGCAAATCCTGTGGGTGAACCTGATTACTGCCACTACCCTGGGGCTGGCGCTGGCCTTTGAGCCCACCGAAGCCGGTACGATGCAGCGCCCGCCAAGGCATCGCCATGCGCCGATAGTATCGGGCGTATTAGCCTGGCAGGTGGTGCTGGTCAGTTTATTGTTTCTGGCCGGTATGTTCGGCATTTTCAGCTATGCCAACGCCCGTGGTGATAGCATTGAACTGGCCCGCACCCTGGCCTTAAATACTCTGGTAATAATGGAAATGTTTTACCTGTTCTTTATCCGTCACAGCTACAGTACTTCATTCAGCTGGCAGGCCATAAAAGGTACACCCGTAGTGTGGCTGATGGTGGGTATCGTCATCGTCGCACAACTGGCGATTACCTACCTGCCCTTTATGCAACAGATATTCGACACCCGCCCTGTATCCCTCACCGACGGGCTGTTTATCACAGGGAT comes from Lacimicrobium alkaliphilum and encodes:
- a CDS encoding cation-transporting P-type ATPase, with amino-acid sequence MTDWHTKSGEEVQDSLQSTAEGLSSELAQQRLAENGPNRLPEVKGKPAWLRFLLQFHNILIYVLLISALITALLGHWLDTTVILAVVLVNAIIGYVQEGKAEQAMQSLRNMLAPNASVIRDGKRQTIPATDLVIGDLVLLEAGDKVPADMRLLKAHNLSIQEAILTGESVAVNKNTDRVSIDAPLGERSGMAFSGTFVGAGQGRGLVVATGAATEIGKINRMLGEVEQLTTPLVEQMAGFAKWLSALILVVAGILLIVGYSLLNYPFTELFMIIVGLSVAAIPEGLPAVLTITLAIGVQAMARRHAIVRRLPSIETLGAVSVICTDKTGTLTRNEMTVTQVQMPAQDYQVEGSGYAPTGAILDEQQKPLQSTPAALESAALTALLCNDAALHEQQGQWSIQGDPMEAALLSFALKAGLNQQDSHKDWPRTDAIPFDSEHKFMASLHHDHQGNGRILVKGAPEKLINLCTRVQGADSTNEIDRGYWAQQAQDMAAQGQRVLALAVKEVPGEHNLLKMQDLDEGLCLQALIGIMDPPREEAVHAVANCLSAGIKVKMITGDHPGTAQAIGKKIGLQNTEKVLTGAEIESMDDAALALSVNDVDIYARTSPQHKLRLVMALQSHHLTVAMTGDGVNDAPALKRADAGIAMGLKGSEAAKEAADLVLADDNFATIAAAVEQGRTVYDNIKKVISWTLPTNGGEATTIIVALLLGMSLPITALQILWVNLITATTLGLALAFEPTEAGTMQRPPRHRHAPIVSGVLAWQVVLVSLLFLAGMFGIFSYANARGDSIELARTLALNTLVIMEMFYLFFIRHSYSTSFSWQAIKGTPVVWLMVGIVIVAQLAITYLPFMQQIFDTRPVSLTDGLFITGIGICLFMVVELEKQIRLRLTSFN